From a single Calothrix sp. NIES-2098 genomic region:
- a CDS encoding TetR family transcriptional regulator protein: MTEHSHSSRSLRRQPKQQRGKERVKKILDAAAAVFDEVGYEAATTHLIAAKAGTAIGSLYQFFPDKAAIFHAMELRHVEQVKLMWAQVDKQQIVQLPLRQMIHTLASAVAQLFEQPVSRVVFVQFFISRQIFQSIDDSMTQEAINFMASILKQRNSALSEAQCNLLAEVCVHSSNAVMLSALRTADRQHKQLLIQQIEDLLVSYLEPHLGDSLLGNVMKVMKCPHCRSPQLSKNGYRRGKQCYRCKDCGKQFVNNSRG, encoded by the coding sequence ATGACAGAACATTCACATTCGTCAAGAAGTTTGCGCCGTCAACCCAAACAGCAGCGAGGTAAAGAAAGAGTCAAAAAAATCTTAGATGCGGCCGCAGCAGTGTTTGACGAAGTGGGCTATGAAGCGGCGACAACACATTTAATTGCGGCAAAAGCGGGAACAGCTATTGGTTCTCTATACCAATTTTTTCCTGATAAAGCCGCTATTTTTCATGCAATGGAGTTGCGCCATGTAGAACAAGTCAAGCTGATGTGGGCGCAAGTAGATAAGCAACAGATTGTCCAGTTACCACTCCGCCAAATGATTCATACACTGGCAAGTGCTGTCGCACAGCTATTTGAACAGCCTGTGTCGCGGGTGGTTTTTGTGCAGTTTTTTATATCTCGTCAGATTTTTCAGTCAATTGATGACAGCATGACTCAAGAAGCGATTAACTTTATGGCAAGTATCTTGAAACAGCGAAACTCTGCATTGAGTGAGGCGCAGTGTAACCTCCTAGCAGAAGTTTGCGTGCATAGCAGCAATGCTGTAATGTTGTCGGCACTTCGCACCGCAGATCGGCAACACAAGCAATTGCTAATTCAGCAGATTGAGGACTTGCTAGTGTCATATTTAGAGCCGCATTTGGGAGATAGTCTGTTGGGTAATGTAATGAAAGTAATGAAATGCCCGCATTGTCGATCGCCGCAATTATCGAAAAATGGGTATCGCAGAGGGAAGCAGTGCTATCGCTGTAAGGACTGTGGGAAACAGTTTGTGAACAACTCTAGGGGATGA
- the glnH gene encoding glutamine ABC transporter, glutamine-binding protein GlnH, which yields MKAEVYPKNQSGGWKKDTLLYRMGVLQQFFFSSFILYSLSLLLIFCFCFLLTGSIASAAEMPEIQRRGYFNIAVKDNLRPLGFRDANGNLQGLEIDLAQRLAVDLLGKPNAVKLQPVANRDRLSVVLNHKVDFAIARVTATESRSRLVSLSVPYYYDGSYLVVKDTGIQQINDLAKRKIAVLNHSSTIGDVRYYVPNAELVGVSSYEEAREEVESGKVQAFGADASVLSGWVQQYPQYRLLPTKLSTAPLSVVMPKGLQYDDLRRQVNEAIARYLAEGWLKQRAQYWGLP from the coding sequence ATGAAGGCTGAAGTATACCCCAAAAATCAATCTGGGGGCTGGAAGAAAGACACCTTACTATACAGAATGGGTGTCTTACAGCAATTCTTTTTTTCATCCTTTATCCTTTACTCCTTATCCTTATTATTAATTTTTTGCTTTTGCTTTCTCTTAACAGGCTCAATTGCATCTGCCGCCGAAATGCCAGAAATTCAGCGGCGAGGCTATTTCAACATTGCCGTCAAAGATAACTTGCGTCCCTTGGGATTTAGAGATGCTAACGGGAATTTGCAAGGTTTAGAAATTGACTTAGCACAGCGTTTAGCAGTGGACTTGCTAGGTAAGCCCAATGCTGTGAAGTTGCAACCTGTAGCAAATCGCGATCGCTTATCTGTAGTCTTAAACCATAAAGTTGACTTTGCCATTGCGAGAGTAACAGCCACAGAGTCACGCTCTCGCTTGGTTAGTCTCAGCGTTCCTTACTACTATGATGGTAGTTATTTAGTTGTAAAAGATACTGGCATCCAGCAGATAAATGATTTAGCAAAACGCAAAATAGCTGTACTCAACCATTCCAGTACAATTGGTGACGTTAGATACTATGTGCCCAATGCTGAGTTGGTAGGCGTGAGTTCCTATGAAGAAGCGCGCGAGGAAGTAGAAAGTGGGAAAGTGCAAGCCTTTGGAGCCGATGCTAGCGTTCTCAGTGGTTGGGTGCAACAATATCCCCAATATCGGTTACTACCAACCAAACTATCCACAGCACCTTTATCTGTAGTCATGCCTAAGGGATTGCAGTACGATGATTTAAGACGACAGGTAAATGAAGCGATCGCGCGTTATCTAGCTGAAGGTTGGCTAAAGCAACGCGCTCAATATTGGGGTTTGCCATAA
- a CDS encoding putative rieske 2Fe-2S domain protein → MQSMLPGAPWLLAHKSMLPVNQPRKISLYGVDYVMWKDASGKISALPNACPHMGAMLSAGWCEVKSSGASSVVCPFHALEFDAEGCTVLPGSHKKTLPQLKPLELILQDDFIWSYGGYEPKVPIPNVLNEIAKNYYFVGYTADRSVETDLLTMLLNMHDYNHQNGTHRELFRITNVEFHQFIDNGHHSHALYDLPTAAYSWVEKLKKPDLFLLPSTIKAHLENHFPSLVIFHGEMPLGKAAQCHIFVPEALNRTKTYILLFAQAKHPAFKLFGSTYLKFGKVVVDQDADILTKIYPNTPQKIKLNNEVGMDWVRRNFQNFPNVVEPNLSK, encoded by the coding sequence ATGCAGTCTATGCTTCCTGGTGCGCCTTGGTTATTGGCACACAAATCGATGCTGCCTGTAAATCAACCGCGCAAAATTTCTTTGTATGGGGTTGATTATGTGATGTGGAAAGATGCGTCTGGAAAGATATCTGCTTTACCCAACGCTTGTCCACACATGGGTGCAATGCTGTCAGCAGGGTGGTGCGAAGTCAAAAGCAGTGGCGCAAGTAGCGTGGTGTGCCCGTTTCATGCCCTGGAGTTTGATGCGGAAGGCTGCACGGTTTTACCAGGTTCTCACAAGAAAACATTACCCCAACTGAAACCTTTAGAGTTAATTCTACAAGACGATTTTATTTGGTCTTATGGGGGATACGAACCGAAAGTGCCCATTCCTAACGTACTGAATGAGATTGCTAAAAATTATTACTTTGTCGGGTATACAGCAGATAGAAGTGTAGAGACAGATTTGCTAACTATGCTGCTGAATATGCATGACTACAATCATCAAAATGGCACTCACCGGGAATTATTTCGGATTACCAATGTAGAATTTCATCAATTTATTGATAACGGGCATCATTCCCATGCACTTTACGATCTGCCCACAGCAGCTTACAGCTGGGTAGAAAAGCTGAAAAAACCTGATTTATTTCTACTACCCAGCACTATTAAAGCCCATCTAGAAAATCACTTTCCTTCGCTAGTGATTTTTCATGGAGAAATGCCATTAGGTAAAGCTGCTCAGTGCCATATATTTGTACCAGAAGCCTTAAATCGTACAAAAACTTACATTTTGCTATTTGCCCAAGCCAAGCATCCAGCCTTTAAGCTATTTGGCAGTACCTATCTCAAGTTTGGCAAGGTTGTAGTGGATCAAGATGCAGATATTCTCACGAAGATTTATCCCAATACACCTCAGAAAATTAAACTTAACAATGAAGTTGGTATGGATTGGGTACGGCGTAATTTTCAGAACTTCCCCAATGTTGTAGAACCTAATTTATCAAAGTAG
- a CDS encoding response regulator receiver protein, translating to MSVETEEKHKTIFLVEDNKADIRLIQEALKNSTVPHQVVTVRDGMDAMAYLRQEGEYADAPRPDLILLDLNLPKKDGREVLAEIKTDPTLKRIPVVVLTTSRNEDDIFHSYDLHVNCYITKSRNLSQLFQIVKGIEEFWLSTATLPSE from the coding sequence GTGAGCGTAGAAACGGAAGAAAAACACAAAACGATCTTTTTGGTCGAGGATAATAAAGCTGATATCCGCCTGATTCAAGAAGCGCTGAAAAATAGCACAGTACCACACCAAGTGGTAACGGTCAGGGATGGCATGGACGCTATGGCTTATTTACGCCAAGAAGGTGAATATGCTGATGCTCCACGCCCTGACCTGATTCTCTTGGATTTGAACCTACCTAAAAAGGATGGTCGTGAGGTACTGGCGGAAATTAAAACCGACCCCACACTCAAACGCATTCCGGTAGTCGTACTCACAACCTCCAGAAACGAGGATGATATTTTTCACAGTTACGATTTACACGTGAATTGCTACATTACTAAATCTCGCAACCTGAGCCAGCTCTTTCAAATCGTTAAGGGTATTGAAGAGTTTTGGCTCTCTACTGCTACATTGCCATCGGAGTAG
- a CDS encoding copper amine oxidase — MIKRVRLFILAIAIIIFIVGALGSREMLFAQQPTISHPLTALTSAEINTAVAVVKKDKNLSENAVFPLITLQEPDKKEVLNFTTGKTFKRQAFLVVYERTQNQTYEAVVDLKTQTLSSWKQIPNAQPALINSEYDLAREIVQSDPQWQAAMQKRGITDFDQVKINCWAPGVLTNSETAKGKRLCRALSYYKGNNWNYFGSPIEGVLATVDLNTGKIDNFVDKGIVPFSKQNWNYDLQSLGKLLSPPKLLKILQPQGASFRIKGNTISWQGWNFRYLMHPRSGLVLYQVTYDDGEKIRPVLYRASLSEMVVPYGDPDPTWSFRNAFDVGEYNFGSLATSMELGKDIPENGLLLNAVLANEQGEAYEMPKVIGIYERDNGILWKHYEYNTQKNYVRRSRELVMTMTAAVDNYDYSLNWIFHQDGSLEIENDLTGIVLVQGTEAEKQSQDNSYGRLIAKNIFGVNHQHFFNYRLDMDVDGEANSVMEMNVQALPMDNNNSLGNAIAVTETPLTTEKAAVRDLDMKHSREWMIVNTNRQNTLGTAPAYMLMPGGNAVFFPVEGAKIREKAGFATHHVWITKYQPDELYAGGDYPNQSQPGQGLPKYIANDESLTGEDLVLWYTMGVTHIPRPEDWPVMPTHRVGFKLAPRGFFSRNPAINLPESIPVNKRSPNNTN; from the coding sequence ATGATTAAGCGGGTACGGTTATTTATTTTAGCTATTGCCATTATTATTTTCATTGTTGGCGCTCTTGGTTCTAGGGAAATGTTGTTTGCACAACAACCAACTATTTCCCATCCTCTAACTGCATTAACATCAGCAGAAATTAACACAGCGGTTGCAGTAGTAAAAAAAGATAAAAATCTCTCGGAAAACGCTGTGTTTCCCCTAATAACTTTGCAAGAACCAGATAAAAAAGAAGTCCTAAATTTTACAACAGGGAAAACTTTTAAGCGCCAAGCTTTTTTGGTAGTGTATGAGCGAACGCAAAATCAAACCTATGAAGCTGTAGTTGACCTCAAAACCCAAACCTTAAGTTCTTGGAAACAAATACCTAACGCCCAACCAGCACTAATTAATTCAGAATACGATCTAGCACGGGAGATTGTACAATCTGACCCCCAATGGCAAGCAGCAATGCAAAAACGGGGAATTACAGATTTTGATCAAGTTAAAATTAATTGCTGGGCACCAGGAGTTTTAACTAATAGCGAAACTGCAAAAGGTAAGCGTCTTTGTCGAGCATTATCCTACTATAAAGGTAACAATTGGAACTATTTTGGCAGTCCAATTGAAGGTGTGCTGGCTACTGTTGATTTAAATACAGGTAAAATTGACAACTTTGTAGACAAAGGGATAGTACCTTTCTCTAAACAGAATTGGAACTACGATTTGCAATCTTTGGGTAAATTACTTTCACCACCTAAATTATTAAAAATTCTCCAACCGCAAGGCGCGAGTTTCCGAATTAAAGGTAATACAATTAGCTGGCAAGGTTGGAATTTTCGCTATCTCATGCATCCCCGTAGTGGGTTAGTTCTTTACCAAGTAACTTATGACGATGGGGAAAAGATTCGACCAGTTTTATACCGCGCTAGCCTATCAGAAATGGTAGTACCTTATGGCGACCCTGACCCTACCTGGTCTTTTAGAAATGCTTTTGATGTGGGCGAATATAACTTTGGTTCCCTCGCCACCTCAATGGAGTTAGGTAAAGATATTCCTGAAAACGGCTTGTTGTTGAATGCTGTTTTAGCTAATGAACAGGGCGAAGCCTACGAAATGCCAAAAGTTATTGGTATTTACGAACGGGATAATGGCATACTCTGGAAGCACTACGAATACAATACGCAGAAAAATTATGTCCGTCGCAGTCGAGAACTTGTCATGACAATGACGGCGGCAGTTGATAATTATGATTACAGCCTGAATTGGATTTTTCACCAAGATGGCAGTTTAGAAATTGAGAATGATTTAACAGGAATTGTTTTAGTACAAGGGACAGAAGCGGAAAAACAGTCTCAAGATAATTCCTATGGAAGGCTGATAGCAAAGAATATCTTTGGCGTGAATCATCAACACTTTTTCAACTACCGCTTAGATATGGATGTAGACGGTGAGGCTAATTCCGTGATGGAAATGAATGTTCAAGCCTTACCGATGGATAATAACAATTCTCTCGGAAATGCGATCGCAGTTACAGAAACTCCCTTAACCACAGAAAAGGCTGCTGTCCGCGATTTGGATATGAAACACAGCCGTGAATGGATGATTGTCAACACCAATCGCCAAAATACTCTAGGTACTGCACCAGCATATATGCTAATGCCAGGAGGGAATGCGGTATTCTTCCCTGTGGAAGGTGCGAAGATTCGTGAGAAAGCTGGCTTTGCTACACACCATGTCTGGATCACAAAATATCAGCCAGATGAACTCTATGCTGGCGGAGATTATCCTAACCAAAGTCAACCAGGACAAGGTTTACCTAAATATATTGCCAACGATGAATCGTTAACTGGAGAAGATCTCGTACTTTGGTACACAATGGGCGTTACCCATATTCCCCGACCAGAAGATTGGCCTGTGATGCCAACGCACCGAGTAGGGTTTAAACTGGCTCCTAGAGGATTTTTTAGCCGCAATCCGGCGATTAATTTACCAGAGTCAATACCTGTAAACAAGCGATCGCCTAACAATACTAACTAA
- a CDS encoding response regulator receiver sensor signal transduction histidine kinase: protein MMATGSVKILLIEDNLAEARLLQEFLKQAQSKDFSVVHVQRLQNALQELTLDRALCSYDVILLDLTLPDSEGLSSLPTLIGYAPSLPIVVLTNTNDEALAIEAVRQGAQDYLVKRQVNVDVLVRSIHYAIERKQVLESLRTTNKTLETRVEERTAELVKAQEINQFKSEFVSMLSHDIRNPLNTILLAAGLLQNNDEKLTQEKKSSHFQMIRAAIKNMAQLLDEVSLIGQADSGRLHCELISLDLQKFCRQLIEEAQLTTKEKQINLVFTSVGEFKDNLWDESLLRHILGNLLTNAIKYSLPGGTVKFELIGQEKAIAFRIKDWGIGIPEEDQKRLFQPFQRAENVGSIPGTGLGLAIAKKCVDAHGGEILVDSKVGEGTTFTVILPLLNL from the coding sequence ATGATGGCTACAGGCTCAGTAAAAATCTTGTTGATTGAGGACAACTTAGCAGAAGCGAGATTGTTACAAGAGTTTCTGAAGCAAGCCCAATCCAAAGACTTTAGTGTAGTTCACGTTCAGCGCTTGCAAAATGCCCTCCAAGAATTAACTCTAGACAGGGCTTTATGTTCCTATGATGTCATTTTGTTGGATCTGACTCTACCTGATAGCGAAGGATTGTCATCCTTGCCAACGCTGATTGGCTATGCCCCTAGCTTACCGATTGTTGTCCTCACAAATACCAATGACGAAGCCTTAGCAATTGAAGCAGTGCGACAAGGGGCGCAAGATTATCTAGTTAAGCGACAGGTAAATGTAGATGTTTTAGTTCGCTCCATACATTATGCGATCGAGCGCAAACAGGTTTTAGAATCATTACGGACAACTAATAAAACATTAGAAACTCGCGTTGAAGAACGCACAGCCGAACTGGTAAAAGCTCAAGAAATTAACCAGTTCAAATCTGAATTTGTCTCCATGCTCTCCCATGACATCCGCAATCCCCTCAATACTATTCTCCTAGCTGCGGGATTACTACAAAATAACGATGAAAAATTGACCCAAGAGAAAAAAAGTTCTCACTTTCAAATGATTCGCGCAGCAATCAAAAACATGGCGCAGTTATTAGATGAAGTTTCGTTAATTGGACAAGCAGATTCAGGTAGACTTCATTGCGAACTCATCTCTTTAGATTTACAAAAATTCTGCCGTCAACTCATCGAAGAAGCGCAACTCACAACAAAGGAAAAGCAGATAAATCTTGTGTTTACAAGTGTGGGAGAATTTAAAGATAATCTCTGGGATGAGAGCCTCCTACGACACATATTGGGAAATTTACTAACTAATGCGATTAAGTATTCGCTACCAGGCGGTACAGTCAAGTTTGAACTAATTGGTCAAGAAAAAGCGATCGCTTTTCGCATTAAAGATTGGGGAATTGGTATTCCTGAAGAAGACCAAAAACGATTATTTCAGCCTTTTCAGCGTGCGGAAAATGTGGGATCTATTCCTGGTACTGGTTTGGGTTTAGCAATTGCGAAAAAGTGTGTTGATGCACATGGCGGTGAGATTCTAGTTGATAGCAAAGTTGGCGAAGGTACAACCTTTACTGTCATACTGCCATTACTGAACTTGTAA
- the rpmI gene encoding 50S ribosomal protein L35, whose amino-acid sequence MMDCVDQSQTMPKLKTRKAAAKRFRATGTGKIVRRKAFKNHLLEHKTSNKKRNLSKSTLVHERDEDNVRLMLPYL is encoded by the coding sequence ATGATGGATTGTGTCGATCAGAGCCAAACCATGCCTAAACTCAAAACTCGTAAAGCAGCGGCGAAGCGATTCCGTGCCACTGGCACAGGTAAAATTGTGCGTCGTAAAGCTTTCAAAAATCACCTTTTAGAGCACAAAACTTCCAATAAGAAGCGTAACTTGTCCAAGTCTACACTTGTACACGAACGCGATGAAGATAATGTGCGTTTGATGCTCCCTTATTTGTAA
- a CDS encoding ribosomal protein L20: protein MTRVKRGNVARKRRNKILKLAKGFRGSHSTLFRTANQQVMKALRSAYRDRKKKKRDFRRLWIARINAAARQHGLSYSKLIGNLKKANIQLNRKMLAQLAVVDPASFSKIAELASQARG, encoded by the coding sequence ATGACACGGGTAAAACGCGGTAACGTAGCTCGTAAACGCCGCAACAAAATTCTCAAACTAGCTAAAGGTTTTCGCGGTTCCCACTCAACTTTGTTTAGAACCGCTAACCAACAAGTAATGAAAGCACTGCGGAGTGCTTATCGCGATCGCAAAAAGAAAAAGCGCGATTTTCGTCGCCTTTGGATCGCGCGGATCAATGCTGCTGCAAGGCAACATGGTTTGAGTTACAGCAAGCTAATCGGCAACCTCAAAAAAGCTAATATCCAACTAAATCGCAAAATGTTAGCACAATTGGCAGTTGTAGACCCAGCTAGCTTTAGCAAAATCGCTGAATTGGCAAGCCAAGCCAGGGGATAA
- a CDS encoding multi-sensor signal transduction histidine kinase, translating into MATELEVQSINVSSLKEAPIHISSQIQPHGVLLVLEEPELKILQVSNNTWNVFGISPENVLQKKLEDLLDPFQIERIKAGILSGNLDYINPVKVWVRKKGDDYVVFDAIFHRNPEGILILELEPAISQENIPFLSFYHLARASINQLEKTTNLRDFCQIIVQEVRKVTGFDRVMLYKFDEDGHGSVIAEEKLNSMEPYLGLHYPESDIPKPARKLFASNFIRLIPDSYSEPVQMIPVNNPGSQRPVDLTNSILRSAAACHLEYLHNMGVGASLTISLIKDGKLWGLIACHHQTPKYVSYELRKACEFLGRVIFTEISAREETEDYDYRMNLAYIQSVLMEYMSQEENFIDGLVKHQPNLLDLTSAQGAAVCFGDNCTVIGETPKEDDLNFLLQWLKNHVHEEVFYTDSLPQIYPDAEKFKNVASGLLAIPISKRNYVLWFRPEVIQTVNWGGNPNEAFEVNQSEGNLRLVPRKSFELWKETVRLTSLPWQFVEIKAALELRKAIINIVLRQADELAQLAQDLERSNAELKKFAYVASHDLQEPLNQVANYVQLLEMRYEEELDEDAKEFINFAVEGVSLMQTLIDDVLAYSKVDMQAIAFQLTEIETPLNRALSNLRGRIHETGGTITHDPLPTVMADSTQLMQLFQNLIANAIKFRSNKPPQIHIGAERLEEEWLFSVRDNGIGLDPRFSDRIFVIFQRLHTREEYPGTGMGLAICKKIIECHRGRIWVESQLGEGATFYFTIPVGGRERERRNGRKTQNDLFGRG; encoded by the coding sequence ATGGCGACAGAATTAGAAGTCCAAAGTATTAATGTTAGTAGCTTAAAAGAAGCGCCAATTCATATTTCTAGTCAAATTCAGCCTCATGGTGTCCTTTTGGTATTGGAGGAGCCGGAGCTAAAAATCTTACAAGTTAGCAATAATACATGGAATGTTTTCGGCATATCACCCGAAAATGTATTGCAAAAAAAACTAGAAGACTTACTAGACCCATTCCAAATAGAAAGAATTAAAGCAGGCATACTATCAGGAAATCTTGATTATATCAATCCAGTTAAAGTCTGGGTAAGAAAAAAAGGCGATGATTACGTAGTATTTGATGCGATTTTTCATCGCAATCCAGAAGGAATTTTAATTCTAGAATTAGAGCCAGCAATTTCTCAAGAGAATATCCCATTTTTAAGTTTTTACCATCTAGCTAGAGCTTCTATTAACCAGTTAGAAAAAACTACTAACCTTCGCGATTTCTGTCAAATAATTGTCCAAGAAGTCCGCAAAGTAACTGGTTTTGACAGAGTCATGCTATATAAGTTTGATGAAGATGGGCATGGCTCGGTCATTGCTGAAGAAAAATTAAACAGCATGGAACCTTACTTAGGGTTACACTACCCAGAGTCAGATATTCCTAAACCAGCAAGAAAATTATTCGCTTCCAATTTCATTAGATTAATCCCCGATTCATATTCTGAACCCGTACAAATGATTCCGGTGAATAATCCGGGAAGCCAGCGTCCGGTTGATTTAACCAATTCAATTCTACGAAGTGCAGCTGCTTGTCATTTAGAGTATTTACACAACATGGGTGTAGGTGCTTCTTTGACTATCTCTTTAATTAAAGATGGCAAACTCTGGGGTTTAATTGCTTGTCATCATCAAACGCCTAAATATGTTTCCTACGAATTGCGTAAAGCGTGCGAATTCTTAGGAAGAGTGATATTTACAGAAATTTCAGCTAGAGAAGAAACTGAAGATTACGATTACCGCATGAATTTGGCATATATTCAATCAGTGTTGATGGAATATATGTCGCAAGAAGAAAACTTTATCGATGGGTTAGTTAAACACCAGCCGAATCTATTAGATTTAACAAGTGCCCAAGGCGCAGCTGTATGTTTTGGCGATAATTGTACAGTTATTGGTGAGACGCCCAAAGAAGACGACTTGAATTTTTTACTGCAATGGCTCAAGAATCATGTACATGAAGAAGTATTCTATACAGATTCACTACCACAGATTTATCCAGATGCAGAAAAATTTAAAAATGTCGCTAGCGGTTTATTAGCTATTCCGATTTCCAAGCGCAATTATGTATTGTGGTTTAGACCGGAAGTAATTCAAACGGTAAATTGGGGAGGAAATCCCAACGAAGCATTTGAAGTTAACCAATCAGAAGGAAATTTGCGCCTAGTTCCGCGGAAATCATTTGAACTGTGGAAAGAAACCGTTCGTTTAACTTCTTTACCTTGGCAGTTTGTCGAAATTAAAGCAGCCTTAGAACTACGCAAAGCCATCATTAATATTGTGTTGCGCCAAGCCGATGAACTGGCTCAGTTAGCGCAAGACTTAGAACGTTCAAACGCTGAACTGAAAAAGTTTGCTTATGTCGCTTCCCATGATTTGCAAGAACCGCTAAATCAAGTAGCAAACTACGTGCAGCTATTAGAGATGCGCTACGAAGAAGAACTCGACGAAGACGCAAAGGAATTTATTAACTTTGCCGTTGAGGGAGTTAGTCTGATGCAAACGCTGATTGATGACGTATTAGCATACTCTAAAGTCGATATGCAAGCGATCGCCTTTCAGTTAACTGAGATAGAAACGCCCTTAAATCGTGCCCTCAGTAATTTGCGTGGACGCATCCATGAAACTGGGGGAACAATTACCCATGACCCCTTACCTACTGTGATGGCTGACAGTACACAATTAATGCAGCTATTTCAAAACCTGATTGCCAACGCCATCAAATTCCGCAGCAACAAACCGCCACAAATCCATATCGGAGCCGAAAGATTAGAGGAAGAGTGGTTGTTCTCCGTGCGCGATAATGGTATTGGACTCGATCCACGATTTAGCGATCGCATTTTTGTCATCTTTCAGCGCCTACATACCAGAGAAGAGTATCCCGGTACAGGCATGGGCTTGGCAATCTGTAAGAAAATTATCGAATGCCATCGGGGACGAATCTGGGTAGAGTCACAGCTGGGTGAAGGTGCAACCTTCTACTTTACGATTCCAGTTGGAGGCCGCGAGCGTGAGCGTAGAAACGGAAGAAAAACACAAAACGATCTTTTTGGTCGAGGATAA
- a CDS encoding glycosyl transferase family protein, with the protein MTKNLFRIGLAAIFLFSFALRFWQLDRFNTLVFDEVYFAKFGNNYLTNTPFFNAHPPLSQYIIGIGIWLGSHFSFGQESLNGLAGSLISPWAYRWANAFTGSFIPLVVAAIAYQISHRRSFALLAGFFTACDGLFLVESRYALSNIYIVIFGLLGQWFLFLALDNQKQRRSLWLIAAGIGFGASVGTKWNGLWFLLGTYFIWITAWLLRWLHSYLTAKKDANFEETSLTKVETPLQKLTQLNIFQMVFYLGIIPALIYSLIWIPHLQLDKRYGFIEVHQQILQFHLHMGGNTPAVHPYCAAWYKWPLMTRPMAYYYQTARSFKDALPVMGPNLPAADGQIIYDVHAMGNPFLWWSGMAAMLFLVGMLGSKLVIPLFKNKQLSVPANLSVDTWVALYIVLNYAANLLPWVKVTRCVFIYHYICAVVFVFLAIAWFVDQCLRSYYKELRVFGVTIAFLILAAFIFWMPIYLGLPLTSEGYKLRMLFNSWI; encoded by the coding sequence ATGACTAAAAATTTGTTCCGTATAGGGCTAGCGGCTATTTTTCTCTTCTCATTTGCCTTGCGTTTTTGGCAACTAGATCGATTTAATACTCTAGTATTTGATGAAGTTTACTTTGCCAAATTTGGCAATAATTATCTGACCAATACTCCATTTTTCAACGCTCATCCGCCTTTGAGTCAATATATTATTGGTATTGGAATTTGGCTTGGTAGTCATTTTAGTTTTGGGCAAGAATCATTAAATGGGTTAGCCGGTTCTTTAATATCTCCTTGGGCTTATCGTTGGGCAAACGCCTTCACTGGCTCATTTATTCCCTTAGTTGTCGCTGCTATTGCTTATCAAATTAGCCATCGTCGTAGCTTTGCATTGCTTGCAGGCTTTTTTACCGCCTGTGATGGTTTATTTCTGGTTGAGTCTCGCTATGCTCTTAGTAATATTTATATTGTGATTTTTGGTTTATTAGGGCAATGGTTTTTATTTTTAGCCTTAGATAACCAAAAACAACGACGTTCTTTATGGTTAATTGCTGCTGGTATTGGTTTTGGTGCGTCAGTTGGCACTAAATGGAACGGTTTATGGTTTCTGTTAGGTACTTATTTTATTTGGATTACAGCTTGGCTATTGCGGTGGTTACATTCTTATCTTACTGCTAAAAAAGATGCCAACTTTGAAGAAACATCATTAACTAAAGTTGAGACCCCACTCCAAAAGCTAACTCAACTAAATATTTTTCAGATGGTGTTTTATTTAGGAATTATCCCAGCTTTAATCTACAGCCTGATCTGGATTCCTCATCTACAACTTGATAAAAGATACGGTTTTATCGAAGTACACCAACAAATTTTGCAGTTTCATCTGCATATGGGTGGTAATACTCCCGCAGTGCATCCTTACTGTGCGGCTTGGTATAAATGGCCTTTGATGACTCGACCAATGGCTTATTATTATCAAACAGCTCGTAGTTTTAAAGATGCATTACCCGTAATGGGGCCTAATTTACCTGCTGCTGACGGACAGATAATTTATGATGTCCATGCAATGGGTAATCCTTTTTTGTGGTGGTCTGGGATGGCTGCTATGTTGTTTTTAGTAGGAATGCTGGGGTCAAAATTGGTAATTCCTTTGTTCAAAAACAAGCAGTTGTCTGTACCTGCAAACCTTTCTGTTGATACTTGGGTTGCCTTATATATAGTGTTAAATTATGCTGCTAATTTGTTGCCTTGGGTAAAAGTCACTAGGTGCGTTTTTATTTACCACTATATATGTGCTGTAGTGTTTGTATTTTTAGCGATCGCTTGGTTTGTAGATCAATGTCTTCGCAGTTATTATAAAGAACTACGTGTATTCGGTGTAACTATTGCATTTCTGATTTTGGCTGCTTTTATCTTCTGGATGCCGATTTATTTAGGCTTACCTCTAACTTCCGAGGGTTATAAATTGCGAATGTTATTTAACTCTTGGATTTAA